In Salarias fasciatus chromosome 20, fSalaFa1.1, whole genome shotgun sequence, a single window of DNA contains:
- the tnnt2a gene encoding troponin T type 2a (cardiac), producing MPNLIPPKIPDGERVDFDDIHRKRMEKDLMELQTLIEVHFESRKKEEEEIIQLKERIEKRRSERAEQHRIRSEREKERQKRLEEERARKEEEEAKKRAEEDAKKKKNLTSLHFGGYMQKLTEKRSGKRQTEREKKKKILNERRKCLDIEHMSQEKLKEKAKELWEWMYELEAEKFELQYQFTRQKYEINVLRNRVSDHQKTSKRTKRGLRK from the exons ATGCCAAACCTCATCCCTCCGAAGATCCCAGATGGAGAAAGAGTGGATTTTGAT GACATTCACCGTAAGAGGATGGAGAAGGACCTGATGGAACTCCAGACTCTGATCGAGGTTCACTTTGagagcaggaagaaggaagaggaggagatcatTCAGCTCAAAGAAAGAATT GAGAAGCGTCGCTCTGAGCGAGCGGAGCAGCACAGGATccgcagcgagagagagaaagagcgccAAAAACGTCTGGAG GAGGAGAGAGCTcgcaaagaggaggaggaggcaaagaagagggcagaggaagacgccaagaagaagaaaaacctgacCAGCCTCCACTTTGGAGGCTACATGCAAAAGTTG ACGGAGAAACGCAGCGGGAAACGGCAGACcgagagggagaagaagaagaagatcctgAATGAAAGACGCAAATGCCTGGACATCGAACACATGAGTCAGGAGAAGCTGAA aGAGAAGGCGAAGGAGCTGTGGGAGTGGATGTACGAGCTGGAGGCGGAGAAGTTTGAACTGCAGTACCAGTTCACCAGGCAGAAATACGAG attaATGTGCTGAGAAACCGTGTGAGCGATCATCAGAAAAC ATCCAAGAGGACCAAGAGAGGCCTGAGGAAAtag